In Erigeron canadensis isolate Cc75 chromosome 1, C_canadensis_v1, whole genome shotgun sequence, a single window of DNA contains:
- the LOC122596988 gene encoding coniferyl alcohol acyltransferase-like yields MDVKVKVIKTEVVTPNPPCHEHWLPFTNLDLLVPPIDTGSFLYYKKPFKHVHVAKMISDLKTSLSRALGLYYPLAGQIKANMGSELGIYCNNRGVVFIEAIADIELRELNFYEPDKNAGGKLMPERRRGVLAVQVTMLKCGGMVLACLYDHRVVDGYSVNLFTHSWANMTTLSRPPTLIPNFRRSDLNARRPRTYTPYVANMYIPLSNLRLPQTNSRSPYQDALKNQIYYIKGDQIKSLQGLASENGCPRSQMESVVSFLWKITASFLEDSGHLGYMCNLIIPMDGRRWLSDGEGIEKEKQIGARCGNVFSMPFIGIQSKDLKDMPLSKLANEVHELLESVSTKEHFKGLIDWVEDQRPKTLISRPLAENEKGASIMVTSGVKFLLKGNKDFGMGKPAFVSCYVPSARWDWHVMLLPSPVNENDWIVYMHLPKKHLNYIEAHASHLFKPLTAPYLNLVLNHCVARM; encoded by the exons ATGGATGTTAAAGTAAAGGTGATAAAAACGGAAGTTGTGACACCAAATCCACCATGTCATGAGCACTGGCTGCCTTTTACAAACTTGGATTTGTTGGTGCCACCAATTGATACGGGTTCGTTTTTATACTACAAGAAACCATTCAAGCATGTACATGTTGCAAAAATGATAAGTGACCTCAAGACTTCTTTATCTCGAGCACTAGGCTTGTACTACCCGCTTGCCGGGCAAATTAAGGCCAACATGGGCAGTGAACTTGGGATTTACTGCAACAACAGAGGCGTCGTCTTTATAGAAGCCATTGCTGACATTGAGCTACGAGAACTCAACTTCTATGAGCCCGATAAGAACGCCGGAGGTAAACTAATGCCTGAAAGGCGTCGTGGGGTGCTTGCCGTTCAG GTCACCATGTTGAAATGCGGGGGAATGGTGTTAGCATGCTTGTATGATCACCGAGTAGTAGATGGCTATTCGGTCAACTTGTTCACCCATTCATGGGCAAATATGACTACTCTATCCCGGCCACCAACTCTAATCCCAAATTTTCGTCGTTCAGACCTCAATGCCAGGCGTCCGCGGACCTACACACCTTATGTGGCCAACATGTATATTCCTTTGTCGAATCTCAGATTACCTCAAACCAATTCTAGAAGTCCATATCAAGACGcgcttaaaaatcaaatatactatataaaagGTGACCAAATCAAGAGTCTTCAGGGTTTGGCTAGTGAGAATGGATGTCCAAGGTCTCAAATGGAGTCGGTTGTGTCTTTCTTATGGAAGATTACTGCTTCGTTCTTGGAGGATTCGGGCCATCTTGGTTATATGTGCAACCTCATAATTCCAATGGATGGAAGAAGGTGGTTAAGTGACGGTGAAGGAATTGAGAAGGAGAAACAAATCGGTGCCCGTTGCGGTAATGTTTTTTCTATGCCTTTCATTGGGATCCAATCAAAG GATCTCAAGGACATGCCATTGAGTAAATTGGCAAACGAGGTACACGAGTTGCTAGAGAGTGTATCCACCAAAGAACACTTCAAAGGATTGATAGATTGGGTTGAGGATCAAAGACCGAAAACTTTAATATCACGACCACTAGCTGAAAACGAGAAGGGAGCCTCAATCATGGTGACATCGGGAGTAAAGTTTTTGCTTAAGGGTAACAAGGATTTTGGAATGGGAAAACCAGCGTTTGTGTCATGCTATGTCCCGTCGGCCAGATGGGACTGGCATGTCATGTTATTACCCAGTCCTGTCAATGAGAACGACTGGATTGTCTACATGCATTTGCCGAAGAAGCATTTGAACTACATTGAAGCACATGCTAGTCATCTGTTTAAGCCCTTGACTGCTCCCTACCTTAACTTGGTTTTAAACCATTGTGTTGCAAGgatgtga